Within Capra hircus breed San Clemente chromosome 7, ASM170441v1, whole genome shotgun sequence, the genomic segment cagtgattttgaagcccccaaaataaaggctgtcactatttccactgtttcccaatctattttccatgaattgatgggaccagatgtcatgatcttagttttctgaatgttgagttttaagccaactttttcactctcctctttcactttcatcaagaggctctttagttcttctaccctttctgccataagggtggtgtcatctgcatatctgaggttattgatatttctccaaacaatcttgattccagcttgtgcttcatccagcccagcatttcttatgatgtactctgcatataagttaaatatacagccttgaagcactcctttccctatttggaccagcctgttgttccatgtccagttctaacttttgcttcttgaccggcatacagattctcaagatgcaggtcaggtcgtctggtactccagtctcttgaaaaattttccacagtttgttgtgatccacacaaaggctttggcatggtttataaagcagaagtagatgcttttctggaactctcttgctttttcaatgaaccagcggatgttggcaatttgatccctggttcctctgccttttctaaatccaacttgaacatctggaagttcaagaaATAGATGGACAACATGAAAATGGAATCTTTTGCAAAGTAACATTAAGTgtatttaaacattctttttttatatcacACATATCTATTATATTGAATGATTCATTTAAACTTATGTTCTCTTGGAAACTTTACCTGAAGACATGTATATGATAATCTGTTTGAACTGTTGAATATAATTGACATGTGTGATATTaaaaaaacatgtttaaataCCCTTAATGTTACTTTGagtttttctaatataaatatttattttaattggaggttaattactttacaatattgtatcggttttgccatacatcaacatgaatccaccacaggtatacacgtgttccccatcctgaaccccccttcttcctccctccccgtaccatcccttcAGGtaatctcagtgcaccagccccaagcatccagtatcatgcatcaaacttggactggcgattcatttcatatatgatattatacatgttttaatggcattctcccaaatcatctcaccctctccctctcccacagagcctgtaagactgttctctacatctgtgtctcttttgctgtctcgcatacagggttatcgttaccatctttctaaattccatatatatgcattagtatactgtattggtagttttctttctggcttacttcactctgtataataggctccagtttcatccacctcattagaactgattcaaatgtattctttttaatggctgagcaatactccattgtgtatatgtaccacagctttcttatccattcatctgttgatagacatctaggttgcttccacgtcctggctattgggGGCTCAGCAGGCTGAAGGATTCAGGTTAGAACTTTCATGTTTTTCTATCTTTGTTCAGTAGGTGGCTACAtggtatagcttttttttttttccagttctatcTGAGCTGCATATAGTTATGAATCTGCACTTTAGACCCTCCATGGCCTCTGTCAGAGGAGTTACCTTGTGCCCTAGCTATTGCTTCTTATGCCTCTGGAGTATGGTACCTTGCTGTTGCCAGTGCTTCTGGCATGCTGCTTGGGACGCTGGGTGGGTAGTTTTCTGATATGCTTGTGATGATTTTTCTGTGTAGCTTCTCTGAGATCTCCTGAGTCACAGCTTCTGCTGCCATATGGGGCAGGATGATGGTAGCTGGTGGAGCTGGGGTGGTAGGGGTGCTGTAGCATGTCCAGTGTGATAAAGTTTGCCAGCTGTAACACTGCAGATATGGAGGTGGGATCAGGGGACACAGGGTCATGGACACCTAGGTAGCTGGGGGCGGGGCGTTGGGGTCCCATGCCCCACTGCCACCTCTGCTCCTCCCTATGCTGCAGGCACCCGACGCTGGTATGCCAGAGTTGGTGCCGCCTCTCCTGCTGCTTCTACCTTCCTTGGGGTTGAATTTATAAAACACCGAGAGGAAACACAGCCAGTAAGCTCTGGGACTGAATCCATAAGACACCTAAAAGAGGACAAAGCCAGGAAGCTTTGTGATGTTTGTTTTAGTAATGTCTTTTCTAGATATttatctcctcaggcaagggaaacaaaaccaAGAGTAAATAATATTACTGTATCATACTAAGAAAACATtgtatagaaaaggaaatcattaacaaaatgaaaaagactaccaaatggaagaagatatttaCAAGGGGTATATCTGATAAGCAGTTGatgttaaaatatacaaataactcacataacaacagcaacaaaagaactAGATTTTAAAACGAGCAGAGAatcttaatagattttttttttttttcaagaacactggagtaggtagcctatcccttctgcatgggatcttcctgaccctaagATCAAACTGGGTCAGGAATAATATTGTCATATACTATTTGCTTATTATAAGCTAATTGTCCATATATGTGTGCCTCATTGGTGTGAatttaaattggtacagctacaatggaaaacaaaataaagattcCCCAAATAATTAGGAActatcatatgactcagcaattccactcctgagtatttattcccaaacatgaaagcactaatttttaaagatatatgcacccttaAGTTGATCACAGTAGGATTTAAAATAGTCAAGATATAAGGAAAATATCTAGGCCCATcaaagtatgggcttcccttgtggctcagctggtaaataatctgcctgcaatacaggagaccctgggttggaaaggttacccatgccagtattctggcctggagaattccatggactgtatagtccatggggtggcaaagactcagacataactgagtgactttcactttctatcagtggatgaatgtataaaaaaagatGTTATACATCTGTATacaagtatatatgtatacatacatacatacatacacgcacacacacacacatacatacacacacaatggaatactactcagaatgaaaaagatgaaagctttcatttgcaacaacatggatgaaatttAAGGGCGTtttactaagtaaaataaatcagagagaggaagacaaatatcctttgatttcactcatatgtgaaatagaacaaacaaacaaagctagtaaatAAGCACTCCAAAGCAAACAAGATCTAACCTATAGGTACAGAGAATAGAGTTCTCTACATGAAGGAAAGGGGACTGAGTGGAGGGTGAAATGCTTAAAGGGGATCGACATTATTATGATGAATGGAAActgtcctgtggagaaggcaatggcaccccactccagtactcttgcctggaaaatcccgtggatggaggagcctcataggctgcagtccatggggttgctaagtcggacaagactgagcaacttcactttcacttttcactttcatgcattggagaaggaaatggcaacccactccagtgttcttgcctggagaatcccagggacggaggagcctggtgggctgggctgccgtctatggggtcgcacagagttggacactactgaagcgacttagcagcagcagcagcagctctgtcctgtacacagaagtaaaaaaagaattgtttgtacacatgaaacttacATGACATTATCTCAAtgaatatcattaaaaataaatgaaaaaaatacagacaCATATACATTGGTGTTTTCTAAGATCATTCATCTactaaaattggaagaaaaaataaatcactacTGAATTGAGATGGCCCTAAGTGAAGCTTTCTCTGTAGCcatgtcttttaaaatgtgtcgccaatctaggttcgatgcaggatacaggatgcttgggggtggtgcactgggatgacccagagggatggtatgggaagggaggtgggaggtgggttcaggattgggaacacgtgtacacccgtggcagattcatgttgatgtatggcaaaaccagtacaatattgtgaagtaattagcctccaattaaaacaaatacatttaaattaaaaaaaaaaaagaaatgtgacacTGAAGCACTTTTCATTAGGAGGAGATGTCTCTTTCTCCAGCTTTGTATCTGTGCTAGACTTAGGATTTTTATTTGCTTGAGCCCATAAAATTCTAGGTTCATCAACCTCatcagaattgactcaaatgcattctttttttatggctgagtaatatccattatgtatatgtaccacactacttcatccattcatctgttgacagacatctagattgcttttatgctctagctattgtaaatagtgctgcaatgaacaatgggacacatgtgtctttttcaatttttgtttcctcaaggtatatgtctaggagtggaattgatttatgtcatcaagtgttctgtttatgttttcctctaggagttggtgatggacagggaagccatgcatgctgcagtccatggggtcactaagtgtcagacatgactgggcaactggaCTTAATAGAAAGATCAACTCTGTGAAGGTGAGAaagtttattccagggaagcaTTTCTCTAAATTCACTATTCCTAAAAACTGCCAAGGATTGTAgtttaatttcaaattatttttcagcaGGTCTGATCAGGGGCCCACAGACCCTTCATTTCTAACAAGATGCTAAGTGCTGATGCTTCAGGTCCTCATCTGTGGATCACAGTTTGGGTAGCGAATAAGTGGTCCTATGttagattcagttatatatagacTTAGGTATTCAGCAAAATCTTCCTTGTatgtaattttgaaaataattcagggggtgtcttttgtttgtttgttttcttttattttctggccACTTGgcatgtgagaccttagttccctaaccagggatagaacccagagtcccttgcattggaagcacagatcctcaatcactggaccaccagggaagtcccttccatgTATGTAATTTTGAAAGATAAgattttcactcatttttttgttgttgttttaaatttcctttattgCAATCTCTTTTTGTTTTACAAGCAAAATAAGCTTTTCAAAAAGGAAGACTTTATAATCCTTACCTAATTTAATGAAAGAACAGTATTCATTTTTATAGGTAGCGATAaagtttttgttgatttttataaaaatattcttgtgACATAAAACAATTTCTATTAGAAGAAGACTTTGCAGTAGGCAGAATAAGATCTTCCAAAAGATGTCCACATACTAAGAACTTTGGAATACTCTACCTTACATAGCTGGCATAATTACAATAGCTGATGAAATACAGTTTAGTCCTTGATGTAGGACTATTAGCACAGATATGCAGATTGGACTAGTATAATCACAATAGATTTTCTAAATGtgatgagaaaagaagaagaattgGAGTCAGACATTTAAAATTGTAGGCATCTGGATTTGAGGACAAAAGAGGAACCATGAGTTAAGCGATGCTGGTGACCATTAGAAGCAAAATATTAACAAGATATTGAGTGCATTCTCCTCTGGAGCATCCAGAAGGATCAGAGTGCTGCAGACATCTTCATTTTTGCTCAATGAGACTTCAAGATTTTTGTCTCATAGAACTTTATGATAGGTACTTCTTTTAATCTACTAGTGTTGTAATTTGTTAAAGAAGCAATAGGAGTCTAACATAGATATTTGTCCAATCACATGCTGTTCCTATTAACATATtatatctcagatggtaaagaatctacctgcaatgcaggatacctgggttcattTCCTAGGTTGGGataatcccttggagaagggaatgacaacaaactcctgtattcttgcctggtgaattctgtGGAAAGACCATTCATGGagttaagatttaaaattttctggctGTGCATTGTTAAGGGTAGTATGTTAATCATACAAAAGTTGGTGAGAGACAACTCCTCTAACTGGGAAGAAAGCAAAGTGACATATATAGATTTAGGAACAGTGAAATTTAAATACAGCAATTAACATTTGAGaaattcagttttgtttgtttttcttataaactaaagactgttgttcagtcactaagtcatgtccaactctttgtaaccccatggactgcagcactccaagcttccctgtcctttgccgtctcccagatcttgctcaaattcatgttcattgagtcaatgatgaaaagcaaccatctcatcctctgccacctcattctcctttatctttaatctttcccagcatcagggtcttttccaatgagttgactcttcacatcaggtggccaaaattttgttgcttcagcctcagtatcagtccttccactgaatattcgacgttgatttcctgtaggagtgactggtttgatctcctttcagaccaagggactctcaagagacttctccagcaccagagtggataccatcagttctttggtgctcagccttttttatggtacaactctcatcTAATCACCATCCACGATAAACTAAAGACTAACCTACTTacataaaaggaagaaattgacaTAAAGTTGTTCAAGACAGAAGACCACTACAACTGCACACACCATCGTGGAGGAGCCTTCAAAACACAAAATAGAGCCTGACAGCTGACAATAGACCCATGAGGAAACAATCATAACTCAGATCAACTCCCTGTCATAGAAAATCATACACTAAATCATTGGTTTTAGGATGACGTGCTATATTGCAACAGCTAATACGAGAGTCCAGGTGAATAGAACTGAAGGAAAGGCAATTGTTGTGATATATGAATAGCATTCGTGATTACTCTATAATTCGAGTTTTTGTCatacaattttattaaaaaggGATTCCATTTAGGTTTCTTTGTAGGTAAGCAAGAAAGGTTAAAAGGATATGCTTGTTTGTGAAAAACTTGTACCTTTGTCACAGGACTAGATGGAAATTTAAATCTAGAGAGCCAtaatttggatatatatatatacacatatcatttatataatattatatatatcatgTACATCatataaatatgattttaaattattcattcacAACTCTTTTACTGGTTATCACAGAAATGGAATGGGGGAAATATTTCATGTAGAGCAATGGAAGGAGTCATTTATTTGTAGGCAAAAATGAAAGTATTCAAGCAGAACGATATAATTACgccaaaaaaaaatccttcacctCAATGATAAACCCCTTTACAAACAGACACTAAATTGTACACATCAATAAGTAAATGAACACCATGAAAAAATGTCTTGCAAAGATATAACTTGACACAAATTTTTGCTAACTCATACTTAAGGTCTTCTCTGACTCTAGGTCTTATTATGTCAAACTCTTTATTGAAATCTTTGTTTCACATAGATGTCAGTTAGAGACATGCATTTGATGCTCACTTTTACCAGTAACTCCTGTAGGCAATGTGGACGCTGAGCTATTAATAAACAGAGAATAGTACACTGTTAGGGAGTAAAGTCAGATGACCATTTATGAAATACACTATCTGCTAACATCTGCATTTTTAAGAAGAGCAGTTACGGCAGTGACTTTCCAAGGTATGAAGAACTAAAATTTGATAGACTGTAGTTTCATATTTTACTCTTCTATGAAATTATGTAATTGGTTTGTTTTCCAAGTTAGTTTTTTTCCATAGAAGTAGCAAAATTCATGATGATTCCTTTAGTAAAAAGAAAGGTTAGTATAAAGTGTATCATTTCAgaaaaatttattcttaaaaaatgtcTGAAGTCTCATGAGATAAATGGGAATTTACATATATGTTTCACATGAGGTTTTGAATCAATTTGAGAGAGtagaaaaatgacaaaagaaaaaacttaGATAACAGAGAACATCAAAGTTAATCAAGGatgtttttaaaactgtgtaGAGAAGttgaggggggttcatgtttgggaacacatgtaccccCGTGGtcaattcatgtcaatgtatggcaaaaccaatacagtattgtaaagtaaaataaagtaaaaataaaaattaaaaaaaaaagaaatggaaatatcagTCAATAAATTGAAGAAGCTTTTGCTATTATCACAATTTAATCAAAGACTCACATATGTGCCTATGAGGCTATGAGCCCTGCTATCATTGGCAGTTCTTCAGCCCATGTCCTTCAGCCCAAAGACAAATGGCTGTTTTATAAATGTTTCCATATCAAAGAATCTTTTTAGAGCCCtctttatgtctttatttctcagactgtagatgaaggggttcagcatgggCGTGACCACAGTGTACATCACCGAGGCAACTGTACTTGTGTATGAGCTGTGGGTAGCAGCAGAGCTAAGGTACACTCCTAAGGCTGAACAATAAAATAAGGAGACAACAGAGAGGTGAGATGCACAGGTGGAAAATGCTTTATACTGCCCCTTAGCTGATGAGATTCTGCAGATAGAGGACAAGATTTTAGAGTAAGAGTAAAGGATACCAGTCAGGGGAATACTCCCCTGAATTACAGATCCAAAATACACCATTATGTTGTTGAGAAAGGGGTCAGAACAGGCAAGTTGGATCAGCCATTTGATTTCACAAAAAAAGTGGTGGATTTCCAAGTCTGAGCAGAATGACAGTTGCAACAGTGTTAAGCTGTGTAACAAGGAAAACAGGGCACTCATGATCCAGGACACCAGAAGGAGCAGTCCACAGACCCAGGGCTTCATGATGACCAGGTAGTGCAGCGGGTGACAGATGGCCACATaccggtcataggccatcacagtCAGGAGGAAGTCATCTAATCCTGCAAAGAGTAAGTAAAAATACACCTGGATGATGC encodes:
- the LOC102188842 gene encoding olfactory receptor-like protein OLF4 produces the protein MEPENKTQISEFLLLGFSEETELQPIIFGLFLSMYLITMFGNLLIILAVSSDPHLHTPMYFFLSNLSFVDICLTSTTIPKMLQSTQTQRKVISYEGCIIQVYFYLLFAGLDDFLLTVMAYDRYVAICHPLHYLVIMKPWVCGLLLLVSWIMSALFSLLHSLTLLQLSFCSDLEIHHFFCEIKWLIQLACSDPFLNNIMVYFGSVIQGSIPLTGILYSYSKILSSICRISSAKGQYKAFSTCASHLSVVSLFYCSALGVYLSSAATHSSYTSTVASVMYTVVTPMLNPFIYSLRNKDIKRALKRFFDMETFIKQPFVFGLKDMG